The proteins below come from a single Eubacterium limosum genomic window:
- a CDS encoding ABC transporter ATP-binding protein: MITVNNVTKKYGKTKANNDLNFTVKDGEIAILLGPNGAGKSTIIKCICGLLRFEGTIEINGAPCRSLDAKRQLGYIPELPALYDMLTIEEHLEFIARAYGLTDWKAKADALIERFELDDKRKKLGKELSKGMQQKVSICCALLFEPKVIIFDEPMVGLDPHAIKELKLIFSELRNQGVSLLISTHMIDSVEDYWDVAHIMMNGEIRATRRAEELTEADESLEALFFSITEGEA, encoded by the coding sequence ATGATCACAGTAAACAACGTTACAAAAAAGTACGGAAAAACCAAAGCCAACAATGACCTCAATTTTACCGTCAAAGATGGTGAGATCGCTATACTTCTGGGACCAAACGGCGCTGGTAAATCAACCATTATCAAATGCATCTGCGGGCTGCTCCGGTTTGAGGGTACCATTGAAATTAACGGTGCGCCCTGCCGCTCTCTTGACGCCAAGCGCCAGCTGGGCTATATTCCTGAGCTTCCCGCTCTTTACGATATGCTGACGATCGAGGAGCATCTGGAGTTTATCGCCCGGGCCTATGGCCTCACTGACTGGAAAGCAAAAGCCGACGCGCTTATCGAACGCTTCGAGCTAGACGATAAGCGCAAAAAGCTCGGCAAGGAGCTGTCTAAGGGAATGCAGCAAAAGGTCAGCATCTGCTGTGCTCTGCTGTTTGAACCGAAGGTCATCATCTTTGACGAACCCATGGTGGGCCTTGACCCCCATGCCATCAAAGAGCTGAAGCTGATTTTTTCTGAGCTCAGAAATCAGGGTGTTTCACTTCTCATCAGCACACATATGATCGACTCGGTGGAGGATTATTGGGATGTGGCCCATATCATGATGAACGGAGAGATACGAGCAACCCGAAGGGCAGAGGAGCTCACCGAAGCCGACGAATCCCTGGAGGCGCTTTTCTTCAGCATTACCGAAGGGGAGGCCTAG
- a CDS encoding alpha/beta hydrolase, with protein MKHKKLKQTLVGIAAALLFLLPAVGIAVNGMSYQPEAAAQQALRGNSRVAVKEAGTIAFEPENRKGETGVIFYPGAFVEPEAYAPLALEIAEQGYPVYIVRMPMNLAVLSPERGSEVMALHPEIENWIVGGHSLGGAMAPKLAEAQTEVKGIFFLAAYPADDGIRDTEVQVVSLWGSDDGVADLDKVKAAEAVYPGAAVMTEIEGGNHAGFGDYGAQKGDNPADISNTEQMHQAAEGILGLLEKIS; from the coding sequence ATGAAGCATAAAAAGTTAAAACAGACTCTTGTCGGCATCGCGGCAGCGCTGCTGTTTTTATTGCCGGCGGTCGGGATCGCGGTCAATGGCATGTCCTATCAGCCAGAAGCGGCAGCACAGCAGGCCTTGAGAGGAAACAGCCGTGTCGCGGTAAAAGAAGCCGGAACCATTGCCTTTGAACCAGAAAACCGAAAAGGAGAGACGGGCGTCATTTTTTATCCCGGTGCTTTTGTAGAGCCAGAGGCCTACGCGCCTTTGGCTCTGGAAATTGCGGAGCAGGGCTATCCGGTTTATATTGTCAGAATGCCCATGAATCTGGCAGTGCTCTCGCCTGAACGGGGAAGTGAGGTCATGGCACTGCATCCGGAAATTGAAAACTGGATAGTCGGCGGACATTCTCTGGGTGGTGCCATGGCGCCGAAGCTGGCCGAGGCGCAAACTGAAGTAAAGGGAATCTTTTTTCTGGCGGCCTACCCAGCAGATGATGGTATTAGGGATACAGAAGTCCAGGTGGTTTCGCTCTGGGGAAGTGATGACGGTGTCGCTGATTTGGATAAGGTGAAGGCAGCGGAAGCCGTTTATCCGGGAGCAGCGGTCATGACAGAGATCGAGGGCGGAAATCACGCGGGTTTTGGTGATTACGGCGCGCAGAAGGGAGATAACCCTGCGGACATTTCAAATACTGAGCAGATGCATCAGGCGGCAGAGGGGATTCTCGGATTGCTTGAGAAGATCAGTTAG